One Micromonospora sp. WMMD1120 genomic region harbors:
- a CDS encoding WhiB family transcriptional regulator, producing the protein MSLALAPLDVSVELEANLPCRKFDPDLWFSDSPTELELAKSLCGDCPLRVECLAGAVERAEPWGVWGGEIFERGAVVPRKRPRGRPRKEDVARDAALRVEAEARLAATGLSGVRGAVRLAA; encoded by the coding sequence ATGAGTCTGGCGTTGGCCCCCCTCGACGTGAGCGTCGAGCTGGAGGCGAACCTGCCCTGCCGGAAGTTCGACCCCGACCTGTGGTTCTCCGACTCGCCCACCGAGCTCGAGCTGGCCAAGTCGCTCTGCGGGGACTGCCCGCTGCGCGTCGAGTGCCTGGCTGGTGCCGTTGAGCGAGCGGAGCCGTGGGGCGTGTGGGGCGGCGAGATCTTCGAGCGTGGCGCGGTCGTCCCGCGTAAGCGGCCCCGCGGCCGTCCGCGCAAGGAGGACGTCGCTCGTGACGCCGCGCTCCGCGTCGAGGCCGAGGCGCGCCTGGCAGCCACCGGGCTGTCCGGGGTGCGCGGCGCGGTCCGGCTGGCAGCCTGA